A region from the Brachyspira hampsonii genome encodes:
- a CDS encoding AAA family ATPase, whose protein sequence is MEKVQIENVELTLSHPDNLNIKWTGQNDLVRQIMASWHLISEDDIPLNPRIVGKPGAGKTTLSYYVGKEILNRDVYIFQCTVDTRPEDLIIIPVISENNKISYHASSLVTAMIKGGVAILDEGNRMSEKTWASLAPLLDDRRYVESVIAGIKIKAHPDFRVIVTMNDDASTFELPEYIHSRLQPTIELPFPDVKEEYDILKMNLPFADDEILKITVGFLQKSHIHNASFSVRDGINMARYAMKLYKGNIASSRDTAFLIALKSVLGTEGLRILSLNMDDRDNKDNRRNMDDDGTNIL, encoded by the coding sequence ATGGAAAAAGTGCAAATAGAAAATGTTGAACTCACATTATCTCACCCGGATAATTTAAATATAAAATGGACAGGACAGAATGATTTAGTAAGACAGATAATGGCTTCTTGGCATTTAATTTCAGAAGATGACATACCTCTAAATCCTAGAATTGTAGGAAAACCAGGTGCAGGAAAAACTACGCTTTCATATTATGTAGGAAAAGAGATTCTAAATAGAGATGTTTATATTTTTCAATGTACTGTGGACACAAGACCTGAAGATCTTATAATTATTCCTGTAATATCTGAAAACAATAAAATAAGCTATCATGCTTCTAGTTTGGTTACTGCTATGATTAAAGGGGGAGTAGCTATACTAGATGAAGGAAACAGAATGAGCGAAAAAACTTGGGCTTCTCTTGCTCCGCTTCTTGATGACAGAAGATATGTAGAAAGTGTAATAGCCGGAATAAAGATAAAGGCTCATCCTGATTTCAGAGTAATAGTTACTATGAATGATGATGCCAGCACTTTTGAGCTTCCTGAATATATACATTCCCGTCTTCAGCCTACTATAGAACTTCCTTTCCCTGATGTTAAAGAAGAATATGATATATTAAAGATGAATCTTCCTTTTGCTGATGATGAAATATTAAAAATCACTGTAGGTTTTTTACAAAAATCACATATTCATAATGCCTCTTTTTCTGTGAGAGATGGTATTAATATGGCCAGATATGCTATGAAACTATATAAAGGAAATATTGCAAGCAGCAGAGATACCGCATTTTTAATAGCATTAAAATCTGTACTTGGTACTGAGGGGCTTAGAATATTAAGTCTTAATATGGACGATAGAGATAATAAAGATAATAGAAGAAATATGGACGATGACGGCACTAATATCTTATAA